A window of Vidua macroura isolate BioBank_ID:100142 chromosome 22, ASM2450914v1, whole genome shotgun sequence contains these coding sequences:
- the HYLS1 gene encoding centriolar and ciliogenesis-associated protein HYLS1: MERVLRAECEEQLAADLSQPSSWQGCCEVPLCFHYDPYADTSIDSGTWPALPMDQRETRRLVMKRKVLRHRPDGSVEVSDESPSIEPDINTNPWNLGHSRTFMDHSISKGEIETSSGTLEDYLHYDDDDWFLEDRPFSQLGDFGSDTISNRSVPGRPPTATAYIAPQADRVKRTDPVAKLNAYRQDWKRFSFPGQDSHQSVRWAMRNQMLQSELPRRAQKRLVPNTYEVPTMKKRDSLRFGVRWDLAHCHMPRRSTSS, translated from the coding sequence ATGGAGAGGGTGCTAAGAGCAGAGTGCGaggagcagctggcagctgaTCTGAGCCAGCCAAGCTCCTGGCAGGGATGCTGCGAGGTGCCTTTGTGTTTCCACTATGATCCCTATGCTGACACATCCATTGATTCTGGCACATGGCCAGCCCTTCCCATGGATCAGAGGGAAACCAGGAGGTTGGTGATGAAGAGGAAGGTGCTGAGGCACAGACCCGATGGAAGTGTGGAGGTCTCCGATGAGTCACCGAGCATTGAGCCAGATATAAACACCAATCCTTGGAACCTGGGGCATTCCAGGACTTTTATGGATCACAGCATCTCCAAAGGGGAAATAGAGACCAGCAGTGGCACCTTGGAGGACTACCTGCACTATGATGATGATGACTGGTTCCTTGAGGACAGGCCCTTCTCTCAacttggggattttgggagcgACACTATATCCAACCGCTCCGTGCCAGGGCGACCGCCCACGGCGACCGCTTACATTGCTCCACAGGCTGATAGAGTGAAGAGAACTGACCCAGTGGCCAAACTTAATGCATATAGGCAAGACTGGAAGAGATTCAGCTTTCCCGGGCAGGATTCACATCAGAGCGTGCGCTGGGCCATGCGGAACCAGATGCTGCAGTCGGAGCTGCCGCGCCGGGCACAGAAGCGCCTCGTCCCCAACACGTACGAGGTGCCCACCATGAAGAAGCGTGACTCCCTGCGCTTCGGCGTGCGCTGGGACCTGGCCCACTGCCACATGCCCCGTCGGAGCACCTCCTCCtag
- the PANX3 gene encoding pannexin-3 → MSLSHTAAEYMLSDALLPDPSSSRAKGLRLELPSDRLLKFVTVGLPLFLVSLAFAREFSAGSQISCFSPTNFTGKQSAYTDTACWDSLIHHGFDAEGRAITKSLWALKVFPYSLLVVAVLMYLPYLLWRYAAAPALHCDLLFIIDELDKSYNRSVRLVQHMKKIQQASAEPEQFWEEYERARRERYFEFPLLERYLTCKQHAHALVFIYILRNLLLLLFLAATCLYLVFLHLNIFFQDEFSCSIKTGLLQAEPHIPSLIPCKLVFFSVFQLISLSVGSVYVLLIPVVIYNALQLCQWDKGLLSVYEMLPAFDLLSRRMLTCPLNDLNVILLFLRANISELTSFSRLNAVSALREATANKEDIDTVVDFMTLLAGLETTKPKHQACTPEAEGSSALSNGAALEPKPGVEMMGKASRDSLGSA, encoded by the exons ATGTCCCTCTCCCACACGGCTGCTGAGTACATGCTCTCTGATGCTCTGCTCCCGGATCCCAGCAGTTCCCGAGCCAAGGGCTTGCGGCTGGAGCTGCCGAGCGATCGCCTGCTGAAGTTTGTCACCGTGGGGCTGCCCCTCTTCCTCGTCTCACTGGCTTTCGCCCGGGAGTTCTCTGCTG gCTCCCAGATCAGCTGCTTCTCTCCCACCAACTTCACGGGGAAGCAGTCCGCCTACACCGACACGGCTTGCTGGGACTCCCTCATCCACCATGGCTTTGACGCTGAGGGACGTGCCATCACCAAGTCCCTCTGGGCTCTCAAG GTCTTCCCCTACTCGCTGCTGGTGGTGGCGGTGCTGATGTACCTGCCATACCTGCTGTGGCGTTACGCTGCCGCCCCCGCCCTGCACTGCGACCTCCTCTTCATCATCGACGAGCTGGATAAATCCTACAACCGCTCCGTGCGCCTGGTGCAGCACATGAAGAAGATCCAGCAGGCCAGTGCCGAGCCGGAGCAATTCTGGGAGGAGTATGAGAG GGCCCGCCGGGAGAGGTATTTCGAGTTCCCATTGCTGGAGCGGTACCTGACCTGCAAGCAGCACGCCCACGCCCTGGTGTTCATCTACATCCTGAggaacctgctgctgctcctgttcttGGCTGCCACCTGTCTCTACCTGGTCTTTCTCCACCTTAACATCTTCTTCCAGGATGAATTCAGCTGCTCCATCAAAACGGGGTTGCTCCAGGCGGAGCCGCACATCCCGTCACTCATCCCTTGCAAGCTGGTCTTCTTCTCCGTGTTCCAGCTCATCAGCCTCTCAGTTGGCAGTGTCTATGTCCTCCTCATCCCTGTTGTCATCTACAatgccctgcagctctgccagtggGACAAGGGGCTGCTCTCCGTCTATGAGATGCTGCCTGCCTTCGACCTGCTCAGTCGCAGGATGCTCACCTGCCCCCTCAACGACCTCAACGtcatccttctcttcctccGTGCCAACATCTCCGAGCTGACCTCCTTCAGCCGCCTCAATGCCGTCAGCGCCCTGAGGGAAGCCACTGCCAACAAGGAGGACATTGATACTGTCGTCGATTTCATGAcgctgctggctgggctggagacCACCAAGCCCAAACACCAAGCTTGCACCCCCGAGGCCGAAGGCAGTTCAGCCCTCTCCAACGGTGCAGCCCTAG AACCAAAGCCTGGAGTGGAAATGATGGGAAAAGCCTCACGGGACTCACTTGGCTCCGCCTGA
- the RPUSD4 gene encoding pseudouridylate synthase RPUSD4, mitochondrial — MAAGGEAARRCWRSGAGLARAVRGICGSGRVTAALRAEELAERLRKSEEQQREIPKDPTQRWLRELAAMSQQLQQVHPNVLAKILKQRTLFQNEEIVVIDKPYGLPVHGGPGIKNCIADVLPILAKMLENMKAEPLHLCHRLDKETTGVMVLARSKEAAEKIRLLFKTRQVEKIYWAIVLGDPDPVEGVVEIPIVEKEVQSHQSHYKMTLAPNYRLCPEDGQVVKIRRNRSAERAVTRYRRLAGASACSLLELQPITGVKHQIRVHLAYGLGCPILGDHKYSHWSKLAPQKLPALTLRRLKLEQSKARHLPLHLHAHRLCLPLGQPLDFVCKLPLFFQKTLRKLELDIPKD; from the exons ATGGCGGCGGGTGGTGAAGCGGCGAGGCGCTGTTggcggagcggcgcggggctGGCCCGGGCGGTGCGTGGTATCTGCGGGAGCGGGCGGGTGACGGCGGCTCTGCGGGcggaggagctggcagagcgGCTGCGGAAGAGCGAGGAGCAACAGCGAGAG ATCCCCAAGGACCCGACGCAGCGATGGCTCCGGGAACTCGCTGCAatgagccagcagctgcagcaggttcATCCCAACGTCCTGGCCAAGATCCTTAAGCAGAGAACTCTATTCCAGAATGAGGAGATTGTGGTGATAGACAAACCCTACGGGCTCCCTGTGCATG GCGGCCCCGGCATCAAGAACTGCATCGCTGATGTGCTGCCCATTTTGGCCAAGATGCTGGAGAACATGAAAGCTGAGCCCCTCCACCTCTGCCACCGGCTGGACAAGGAGACCACGGGTGTGATGGTGCTGGCACGGAGCAAGGAGGCAGCAGAGAAGATCCGTCTGCTCTTCAAAACCCGTCAGGTGGAGAAGATCTACTG GGCAATTGTCCTGGGGGACCCGGACCCTGTCGAGGGCGTAGTGGAGATCCCCATTGTGGAAAAGGAGGTGCAGAGCCACCAGTCCCACTACAAG ATGACGCTGGCTCCCAACTACCGCCTGTGCCCGGAGGATGGGCAGGTGGTGAAAATCCGCAGGAACCGGAGCGCTGAGCGCGCGGTGACGCGGTACCGCCGGCTGGCCGGTGCCTCCGCCTGCTcgctgctggagctccagccCATCACCG GGGTGAAGCACCAGATCCGGGTTCACCTGGCCTATGGCTTGGGATGCCCCATCCTGGGGGATCACAAATACTCTCACTGGAGCAAACTGGCACCCCAG AAGCTTCCTGCGCTCACCCTGAGGAGGCtgaagctggagcagagcaaggCTCGGCACCTGCCCCTGCACCTGCACGCCCACcggctctgcctgcccctggGCCAGCCCTTAGACTTTGTCTGCAAGCTGCCCCTCTTCTTCCAAAAAACTCTGAGGAAGCTAGAGCTGGACATCCCTAAGGACTGA
- the SIAE gene encoding sialate O-acetylesterase, with protein MAAWALLALLALAPAVAGGMLSFASYYGDHMVLQQKPSGAVVWGHGELGAVVTLTLSGASGLIIMEKTAWVKGPSGTWTTVLDPMDRGGPYALTAEQGLENVTLQDIYFGDVWLCSGQSNMAMTVLQVANASQELAAAARYPYVRIFAAAHARSEVELEDLEQIDLPWSVPTAENLGHGNFTYFSAVCWLLGRSLYEALGSPIGLVEVAWGGTPIEAWSSRRVLQACGLPEDTGSTSLHQHLSGPQTPSVLWNAMIHPLLNMTLRGVAWYQGEANTFLNTDQYNCTFPALIADWRWAFHTGSAGQTEPLLRFGFVQLSTYRRQSADDSFARLRWHQTADLGVVPNARMPGTFMAVAMDLGDEYSPYGSIHPRDKQNVAHRLLLGAMAVAYGEKGLVFQGPYPTRAILEVTRGLLNVTYSQELICRQRDAQAFEVCCSSQASPCQWLLAPVVAVGSHTVTLALSGCRTLVLGLRYAWAEWPCEYQACPLYNSQGLPAPPFLLDTLPAGNAAGGKELLLLPGSSFPLN; from the exons ATGGCGGCGTGGgcgctgctggcgctgctggcTCTGGCTCCGGCGGTGGCAG GGGGAATGCTCAGCTTTGCCTCCTACTATGGTGACCACatggtgctgcagcagaagcCGTCAGGGGCTGTGGTGTGGGGCCACGGGGAGCTAGGGGCCGTGGTGACCCTGACTCTCTCAGGTGCCAGTGGCCTCATCATCATGGAGAAAACAGCATGGGTTAAAG gACCTTCTGGGACTTGGACAACTGTCCTGGACCCAATGGATCGGGGCGGTCCCTATGCACTGACGGCTGAGCAAGGCTTGGAGAACGTGACACTGCAGGACATCTACTTTGGAGATGTGTGGCTTTGCAGTGGGCAGAGCAACATGGCAATGACAGTCCTGCAG GTGGCCAATGCCAGCCAGGAgctcgccgccgccgctcgcTATCCCTACGTCCGTATCTTTGCTGCGGCACATGCCCGCTCTGAAGTGGAGCTGGAGGACCTGGAGCAGATTGATTTGCCGTGGTCCGTTCCAACAGCTG AAAACCTGGGCCATGGGAATTTCACCTACTTCTCGGCCGTGTGCTGGCTGTTGGGGCGCTCCCTGTATGAGGCTCTGGGGTCTCCCATCGGGCTGGTGGAGGTGGCCTGGGGGGGGACCCCCATCGAGGCCTGGTCCTCCCGCCGGGTTCTGCAGGCATGTGGGCTCCCAGAGGACACAGGGAG CACCTCTCTACATCAGCATCTCTCTGGCCCACAAACACCCTCCGTGCTCTGGAACGCCATGATCCACCCACTGCTCAACATGACCCTGCGGGGTGTCGCTTGGTACCAGG GTGAGGCCAATACCTTCCTAAACACAGACCAGTACAACTGCACCTTCCCTGCACTCATTGCGGACTGGCGCTGGGCGTTCCACACCGGATCAGCCGGACAGACGGAGCCACTTCTCCGCTTTGGCTTTGTGCAG CTGTCCACCTACCGCCGTCAGAGTGCAGACGACAGCTTTGCCCGGCTCCGCTGGCACCAAACAGCCGACCTGGGGGTTGTTCCCAATGCCAGGATGCCCGGCACTTTCATGGCTGTAGCCATGGATCTGGGTGATGAGTACTCTCCCTATGGCAG TATCCACCCCCGGGACAAGCAGAATGTGGCTCACCGACTGCTGCTGGGTGCCATGGCTGTGGCTTATGGGGAAAAGGGCCTTGTGTTCCAGGGACCATATCCCACCCGGGCTATCCTGGAGGTGACCAGGGGGCTGCTGAATGTCACCTACAGCCAGGAACTCATCTGCCGTCAGAGGGATGCACAGGCATTTGAG gtgtgctgctccagccaggcaTCCCCGTGCCAGTGGCTGCTGGCACCAGTGGTGGCAGTAGGGTCCCACACGGTGACgctggccctgagtggctgcaGGACGTTGGTGCTGGGCCTGCGCTATGCCTGGGCCGAGTGGCCCTGTGAGTACCAGGCCTGCCCCCTCTACAACTCCCAGGGGCTGCCTGCACCCCCCTTCCTGCTGGACACCCTCCCTGCAGGGAATGCTGCCGGAGggaaagagctgctgctcctccctggctcCAGTTTCCCCCTAAATTAG
- the PUS3 gene encoding tRNA pseudouridine(38/39) synthase yields the protein MAEESTATEHEQLLRRVQELEVEVKRLQEKLQEDKEGAGRKEAPPAPGKARKRQQRPFDFGAHSRRHVALRIAYLGWGYQGFASQENTPNTIEEKLFEALKKTRLVDDRQTSNYHRCGRTDKGVSAFGQVISLDLRSSLPEGQQLNGHEGEGQQEELRYTHILNRVLPPDIRVLAWAPVGPEFSARFSCLSRTYRYFFPCAQLDVALMDTAAQRYVGTHDFRNLCKMDVANGVLNFQRTILSARVTWVDRGGEARPRDPFRLCQFEVTGQAFLYHQVRCMMAVLFLIGQGMESPDVIDELLNVEKNPRKPQYSMAVEFPLVLYDCEFPDLQWLYDPEVQGFNVTHLQQLWASHAVKTHVLRDMLAGLDAAPMAIRKDSGSSLVPWGELQPPLHSQISGFVEGVQARTYKPLLARPRCEGLEARIEHFVRRGRIDPPQGPGLPGDWAGEPPEGKRGSSAAPEQLPKRMCMDTE from the exons ATGGCTGAGGAAAGCACAGCTACTGAGCatgagcagctcctgaggagggtgcaggagctggaagtgGAGGTGAAGCGGCTGcaggagaagctccaggaggacaaggagggtgcagggaggaaagaggctcctccagcccctgggaaAGCCAGGAAACGCCAACAACGGCCCTTTGATTTCGGTGCCCACAGCCGCAGACACGTGGCACTGCGCATTGCCTACCTGGGCTGGGGCTACCAGGGCTTTGCCAGCCAGGAGAACACCCCCAACACCATCGAGGAGAAGCTCTTTGAAGCCCTGAAGAAGACGCGGCTGGTGGACGACAGACAGACGTCCAACTACCACCGCTGCGGGCGCACGGACAAGGGTGTCAGCGCCTTCGGGCAG GTGATCTCCCTGGATCTCCGCTCCAGCCTGCCAGAGGGGCAGCAGCTCAACGGCCACGAGGgcgaggggcagcaggaggagctccGTTACACCCACATCCTGAACAGGGTGCTGCCGCCCGACATCCGGGTGCTGGCCTGGGCCCCCGTGGGGCCGGAGTTCAGCGCCCGCTTCAGCTGCCTGAGCCGGACCTACCGGTACTTCTTCCCCTGCGCCCAGCTGGACGTGGCCCTCATGGACACCGCGGCCCAGCGCTACGTGGGCACCCACGACTTCCGCAACCTCTGCAAGATGGACGTGGCCAACGGGGTGCTCAACTTCCAGAGGACGATCCTCAGCGCCAGAGTGACATGGGTGGACAGGGGAGGAGAAGCCAGGCCACGGGATCCCTTCCGGCTGTGCCAGTTCGAGGTGACCGGGCAGGCATTCCTGTACCACCAAGTCCGCTGCATGATGGCCGTGCTCTTCCTCATTGGCCAGGGCATGGAGAGCCCAGATGTCATTGATGAGCTGCTGAACGTGGAGAAGAACCCCCGGAAACCACAGTACAG CATGGCGGTCGAGTTCCCCCTGGTCCTGTACGACTGCGAGTTCCCAGACCTGCAGTGGCTCTATGACCCAGAGGTGCAGGGCTTCAACGTGACAcacttgcagcagctctgggccagCCACGCCGTCAAAACCCACGTGCTCCGGGACATGTTGGCAGGGCTGGATGCTGCTCCCATGGCCATCAGAAAAG ATTCAGGGAGCAGCCTGGTGCCCTGGGGtgagctgcagcccccactCCACAGCCAGATCAGCGGCTTCGTGGAAGGGGTCCAAGCCCGCACCTACAAGCCCCTGCTGGCCCGGCCCAGATGCGAGGGGCTGGAGGCCCGGATCGAGCACTTCGTGCGGAGGGGCCGCATCGACCCGCCCCAgggcccggggctgccgggggaCTGGGCCGGGGAGCCCCCCGAGGGCAAGCGGGGCAGCAGCGCAGCCCCCGAGCAGCTGCCCAAGAGGATGTGTATGGACACCGAGTGA